The sequence AAGCCGCAAGAAAATGCTAGCGGCGGCGCATTTGGTGCAGCACTCCTTGATGCCATGAAACGCAAGAAATAGTCTATGCGGATACTTTACTGCCATAATCTTCGTTTTAACGATTATGGCAGTATTTTTGTGTAAAGGTTTTGCAACGATACGCAGCTAAATAAATAAGCCAAAGGCGATGCGGTTATAATTGGCATTTAACGCAATTAAAGCTCGTTTTATAAGGCCAAGTTGAACTCATATATTCTATCAGGTCATGAGTGAGGCCACGATGTCAAACGATAAAACCAAATATGCCGCAGATTCCATTAAGCTTTTAAATGCCGGTGATGCTGTACGTGGACGCCCCAGCATGTATATTGGTGATATTCATGATGGTTCGGGGCTGCATCAAATGATTTACGAAGTCGTTGATAATGCAATGGAGGAAGCCTTTATTGGTTATGTTGACTTATTGACCGTGACGCTTAATGGCGATGGTTCATGCACCATTGCGGATAACGGTCGTGCTATTCCTACAGATATAGATGCGGGACAAGGCGTGTCTAAAGCAGAGATTATTATGACGCAAATGCATGCAGGTCGTAGGCCGGATCACAATATACAGACCGATGGTATTGACGAGTCAGCTGGTCGTTGGCGTGGTTTAAATTTTAATGTCATTAACGCGTTATCTGCCTATTTAAAACTAAGCATTAAGAGCGCTGGTAAAATTCATGAAATGACTTTCAACAATGGTGTGGCGGATGCGCCATTGGCAGTTGTTGGCGATGCTGGGGATGAAACTGGAAT comes from Bartonella sp. HY038 and encodes:
- a CDS encoding ATP-binding protein, coding for MSNDKTKYAADSIKLLNAGDAVRGRPSMYIGDIHDGSGLHQMIYEVVDNAMEEAFIGYVDLLTVTLNGDGSCTIADNGRAIPTDIDAGQGVSKAEIIMTQMHAGRRPDHNIQTDGIDESAGRWRGLNFNVINALSAYLKLSIKSAGKIHEMTFNNGVADAPLAVVGDAGDETGITIRFLPSAEVFTKVDFDFDRLERHLRELALLNCGVHILLEDHRNVDPRTEEFYFPKSKI